Proteins encoded within one genomic window of Lusitaniella coriacea LEGE 07157:
- a CDS encoding tetratricopeptide repeat protein: protein MNDKKTFIGLLVATTVMVTLPLALQAQTSVSSSNSISKQGESNNARQTNDRGTLIAQQDATNAFNAAVAKLQQQNYAEAVEAFSEVIRLEPNNWRPYLGRAIAYRRQGDHQNAVKDYDETLRLNPENITAYSGRGIAKRRLGDNQGAIADYTAAIRRDENYGQAYYNRGLSKLDLNDRQGALEDFRRAAAIYREQELVEFERDAQARIDELEKTGS from the coding sequence ATGAACGATAAGAAAACATTCATTGGACTGCTCGTCGCGACAACTGTAATGGTGACTCTTCCCCTTGCTCTTCAAGCTCAAACGTCAGTGTCCTCAAGCAATAGCATCTCGAAACAGGGGGAGAGCAATAATGCCCGTCAAACTAACGATCGCGGTACTTTAATCGCGCAACAAGATGCCACCAATGCTTTCAATGCGGCGGTTGCAAAACTTCAACAACAAAACTATGCAGAAGCAGTTGAAGCATTTAGCGAAGTGATTCGTCTCGAACCCAATAATTGGCGACCCTATTTGGGGCGCGCGATCGCGTATCGCAGACAAGGAGACCATCAAAATGCTGTGAAAGATTACGACGAAACCCTGCGCCTCAATCCTGAAAACATCACGGCGTATTCAGGTCGGGGAATTGCCAAGCGTCGTCTGGGGGACAATCAGGGCGCGATCGCGGACTACACCGCAGCCATTCGTCGAGATGAAAACTACGGTCAAGCTTACTACAATCGAGGGCTGTCCAAGCTCGATCTCAACGACCGCCAGGGCGCATTAGAAGACTTTCGTCGAGCGGCTGCAATCTATCGCGAACAAGAATTGGTTGAATTTGAACGGGACGCACAGGCAAGAATTGACGAACTGGAGAAAACTGGAAGTTAG
- the alr gene encoding alanine racemase codes for MNQHHIEVKVCAKTFAENIRQIRDRVSPAKICVVMKANAYGHGLKVLAPHAIKAGADYIGICTNPEAATLRNLGLEIKLMRLRMGFPDEFEESLNGLNIEEQVGSIEAAEYLSREGCKRGKKVPVHLNIDTGMGRSGFFSNEVDAIAKVCNLPGLEIVGIMTHFATADSEELDFTRKQIKEFYRLRDTLKNNLPPSVLTHTHNSAATVRLTPHCNSLVRVGAACYGVRTSRNFANFSPLKPVMSVKTKVAQVRNVPPGRTIGYGKLFTTQRQSRIASLPVGFGEGYPRSLFNKGVVLIRGHRCPVVGRVSLNITTVDITDIPEEVTWGDEAVLVGCQGNEEITFEELADRFESVHTEINLMAGFMNQVSYRTS; via the coding sequence ATGAATCAGCACCACATCGAAGTTAAGGTCTGTGCGAAAACGTTTGCAGAAAATATTCGCCAAATCCGCGATCGCGTGTCTCCTGCTAAAATTTGCGTTGTTATGAAGGCAAATGCCTACGGACACGGACTCAAAGTCCTTGCACCCCACGCCATAAAAGCAGGAGCAGATTATATCGGGATTTGTACCAACCCCGAAGCAGCAACCCTACGCAACTTAGGATTGGAGATTAAATTGATGCGGTTGCGCATGGGATTTCCCGATGAGTTTGAAGAATCCCTCAACGGCTTAAATATTGAAGAGCAGGTGGGTTCGATTGAAGCCGCAGAATACCTCAGCCGGGAAGGATGCAAGCGAGGGAAAAAAGTCCCCGTGCATCTGAATATCGATACAGGAATGGGTCGAAGCGGGTTTTTCAGCAACGAAGTGGACGCGATCGCGAAAGTTTGCAACCTACCGGGGTTAGAAATCGTGGGGATCATGACCCACTTCGCCACAGCAGACAGTGAAGAACTAGACTTTACCCGCAAACAAATCAAAGAATTTTACCGCCTGCGAGATACCCTCAAAAACAACCTTCCTCCCAGCGTCCTGACCCATACCCACAACAGTGCCGCCACCGTCCGTTTAACGCCCCACTGTAACAGTTTGGTGCGAGTTGGGGCAGCCTGTTACGGCGTGCGAACCTCCCGAAATTTCGCCAACTTCTCTCCCCTCAAACCCGTAATGTCCGTCAAGACAAAAGTCGCGCAAGTTCGCAACGTTCCCCCAGGGCGAACGATCGGCTACGGTAAATTATTCACCACCCAACGGCAAAGCCGCATTGCATCGCTCCCCGTTGGCTTTGGGGAAGGATATCCGCGATCGCTCTTTAACAAAGGTGTTGTCCTGATTCGCGGTCATCGCTGTCCCGTGGTAGGACGAGTCTCATTGAACATTACCACCGTAGACATCACCGATATTCCCGAAGAAGTTACTTGGGGAGACGAAGCCGTTTTGGTGGGTTGTCAAGGAAACGAAGAAATTACCTTTGAGGAACTCGCCGACCGCTTTGAGAGCGTTCATACAGAAATTAACCTGATGGCAGGGTTTATGAATCAAGTCAGTTACCGCACTTCTTAA
- a CDS encoding DUF4912 domain-containing protein produces the protein MATERQPLEEMTLRQLRKVASRYNVFRYSRMRKAQLLSAIQSIEQERLSNTPSTPVEVKETVEASKFELGQEDPTGGTLASVDEGLADLPSGYGESRIVLMPRDPQWSYAYWDISNEHKEELRRQGGQQIALRLYDVTDINIEHQAPHSVQEYPCDELAREWYLPIPVSDRDYATDIGYRCADGRWLVLARSAPVRIPPVYPSDWIEDVFMTVGWEEDLHDKTIYKLVPPTQRQTAEASNPIYDEIFGMTESTEAQRIAGSMFGSMQHVAGSVVSSFVFPSGMGMWSESTKTMSGAGMSMSGVGMSGVGFSASAPPIRPRQFWLVADAELIVYGATEPDATVTIGGRPIKLNPDGTFRFQMSFQDGLIDYPIMAVAADGEQTRSIHMKFNRETPSRNTNTKEDAVVEWLR, from the coding sequence ATGGCAACAGAACGCCAACCTTTAGAAGAAATGACTTTGCGGCAGCTCCGTAAAGTTGCAAGTCGATACAACGTCTTTCGCTATAGCCGAATGCGCAAGGCGCAGTTATTGTCTGCCATTCAATCCATTGAACAAGAAAGACTTTCAAACACTCCATCAACCCCTGTAGAGGTAAAAGAAACTGTGGAAGCATCCAAATTTGAACTTGGTCAAGAAGATCCAACGGGCGGTACCCTAGCATCTGTGGATGAAGGGTTAGCGGATTTGCCAAGCGGTTACGGCGAAAGTCGAATCGTTCTTATGCCGCGCGATCCTCAATGGAGTTATGCCTATTGGGATATCTCCAACGAACATAAAGAAGAATTGCGCCGTCAGGGAGGACAGCAAATTGCTCTGCGACTTTACGACGTAACTGATATCAATATCGAGCATCAAGCTCCCCACAGCGTCCAAGAGTATCCTTGCGACGAACTTGCTAGAGAATGGTATTTACCGATTCCCGTGAGCGATCGCGATTATGCAACTGACATTGGCTATCGCTGTGCTGACGGACGCTGGCTCGTCCTCGCTCGTTCTGCTCCCGTTCGCATTCCTCCCGTCTATCCCTCTGACTGGATTGAAGATGTCTTCATGACTGTGGGTTGGGAAGAAGATTTACACGATAAAACCATCTACAAGTTGGTTCCTCCCACCCAGCGCCAAACTGCCGAAGCCAGTAATCCCATCTACGATGAAATCTTTGGCATGACTGAATCAACTGAAGCGCAGCGCATCGCGGGTTCTATGTTTGGTTCTATGCAGCACGTTGCGGGTTCTGTGGTCAGTTCCTTCGTTTTCCCCTCTGGTATGGGAATGTGGTCGGAATCTACTAAAACCATGTCCGGCGCAGGAATGTCTATGTCCGGTGTAGGAATGTCTGGCGTTGGTTTCTCCGCTTCCGCACCGCCGATTCGTCCCCGCCAATTCTGGTTGGTTGCCGATGCAGAGTTAATTGTTTACGGTGCGACAGAACCCGACGCAACAGTAACCATCGGCGGACGACCCATCAAGCTCAATCCCGATGGAACGTTCCGTTTCCAAATGTCTTTCCAAGACGGTCTAATCGACTATCCCATCATGGCTGTAGCGGCGGATGGAGAGCAAACACGCTCGATTCACATGAAGTTCAATCGCGAAACGCCTTCCCGCAATACCAACACGAAGGAAGATGCAGTAGTAGAATGGCTTCGTTAA
- a CDS encoding SAM hydrolase/SAM-dependent halogenase family protein, with protein sequence MSDYQIMTLLSDFGLQDVYVGTLKGAIARVNPRISTIDLNHDIPPQNLLAARFCLLSAYPYFPKRTVHVAVVDPGVGSQRRAIAIEFPEGHLVGPDNGIFSGILDLTGAIAAVELTNPNYWLTPTPSNTFHGRDIFAPVGAYLASGTPLTELGESIDPASLVHLSLPKLQETPSEILGCIQYIDRFGNAITNIPSARVAEKSWHAIAGTHHLAPQTTYSNVRPGDAMALIGSHGWIEIAVNCGSACKQLHLSWQAPITIAWTD encoded by the coding sequence ATGTCAGATTATCAAATCATGACCTTACTCAGTGATTTTGGATTGCAGGATGTATATGTTGGCACTCTAAAAGGCGCGATCGCGCGAGTAAATCCTCGCATCTCCACGATCGACCTCAATCACGATATCCCCCCGCAAAACCTTCTCGCCGCGCGCTTTTGCCTCCTTAGTGCCTATCCTTACTTCCCAAAAAGAACCGTACACGTTGCTGTGGTCGATCCCGGCGTGGGGAGTCAGCGACGCGCCATTGCCATTGAATTTCCCGAAGGCCACCTCGTGGGACCCGACAATGGAATATTTAGCGGTATTCTCGATCTAACAGGCGCGATCGCGGCAGTTGAATTAACCAACCCCAACTATTGGCTCACTCCTACGCCCAGCAACACCTTTCACGGTCGAGATATTTTTGCCCCTGTGGGAGCCTATCTTGCTAGTGGAACCCCCCTCACTGAACTCGGAGAATCGATCGATCCTGCCAGTTTGGTTCACCTCTCCCTTCCCAAACTCCAAGAAACCCCATCGGAGATTTTGGGTTGCATTCAGTACATCGATCGCTTTGGCAACGCCATCACCAATATCCCTTCCGCACGAGTCGCAGAAAAATCTTGGCACGCGATCGCGGGAACCCATCATTTAGCCCCACAAACCACCTACAGCAACGTTCGACCCGGAGACGCGATGGCACTCATCGGCAGCCACGGTTGGATTGAAATCGCTGTCAACTGCGGCAGTGCGTGCAAACAACTCCACTTAAGTTGGCAAGCCCCAATCACGATCGCCTGGACTGATTGA
- a CDS encoding exopolysaccharide biosynthesis protein, translating to MAKLSVELHRYFFEEERQPTVKLGDILALAGERVFGFLFVILSLPSALPIPAPGYSIPFGIVLFLLALQLISGAKRPWLPQRIVNGSFKLERAQKLVKAGIPWLRRLEGITKPRLTAICTSLPGRAVIGCAIALMATSMMIPIPGTNTFPAIGIWIIGVGLFEDDGAISLGGLIFCVLVAAAMISVILAVIWGGTSIIDMAKDWLKTVLEGL from the coding sequence ATGGCTAAACTTTCCGTCGAACTCCACCGCTATTTTTTTGAAGAAGAACGCCAGCCAACTGTCAAACTGGGAGATATTCTCGCCCTTGCTGGAGAGCGAGTATTTGGCTTTTTATTCGTTATTTTGTCGCTTCCTTCCGCTTTGCCCATCCCTGCGCCGGGATACTCGATTCCTTTTGGCATTGTGCTATTTCTCTTAGCCCTGCAATTAATTTCTGGGGCGAAGCGTCCCTGGTTACCCCAGCGAATTGTTAACGGTTCTTTTAAATTGGAACGGGCGCAAAAGTTGGTTAAGGCGGGAATTCCTTGGTTGAGACGGCTGGAGGGAATCACCAAACCTCGACTGACGGCGATTTGTACCAGTTTACCCGGTCGCGCGGTCATTGGGTGCGCGATCGCGCTGATGGCAACTTCGATGATGATTCCCATTCCTGGAACCAATACTTTCCCCGCGATCGGCATTTGGATTATTGGCGTAGGATTGTTTGAGGATGATGGTGCCATTAGTTTGGGTGGCTTAATCTTCTGCGTTCTCGTTGCTGCTGCTATGATTTCAGTTATTTTGGCAGTAATTTGGGGCGGAACGAGTATTATTGATATGGCAAAAGATTGGCTCAAAACCGTATTAGAAGGATTGTGA
- a CDS encoding putative hydro-lyase, which yields MSIPTSPFEIRQRCRAGQFDAPTPGLAPGFVQANLVVLPYDLAFEFLVFCQRNPKPCPVLDITEVGDPQPKLIAPGADIRTDLPRYRIFRHGEFVEETTDIRPFWRSDLVGFLIGCSFSFENALLDAGLPVRHIEEGKNVPMYETNIDCIPTKRFSAPLVVSMRPLLPNQVVRAVEVTHRYHRTHGSPVHIGSPDAIGIRAIENVDYGDAVTFCEGEVPVFWACGVTTQTAIIRAKPEFAITHAPGHMFVSDLRDEDLTL from the coding sequence ATGTCAATTCCAACCAGTCCTTTCGAAATTCGCCAGCGTTGCCGAGCGGGACAGTTTGATGCGCCCACCCCCGGACTTGCGCCCGGTTTCGTTCAAGCCAATTTAGTCGTCCTCCCCTACGACCTAGCATTTGAATTTCTGGTTTTTTGCCAGCGCAATCCCAAACCTTGCCCCGTTCTCGATATTACGGAAGTGGGAGATCCCCAGCCCAAACTGATTGCTCCAGGGGCGGATATCAGGACAGACCTCCCTCGCTACCGGATTTTTCGACACGGCGAGTTTGTGGAAGAAACAACGGATATTAGACCTTTCTGGAGAAGCGATCTCGTTGGGTTCCTCATCGGTTGTTCCTTCTCTTTTGAGAACGCCCTGCTCGACGCTGGATTACCCGTGCGGCACATCGAAGAGGGAAAAAACGTGCCGATGTACGAGACAAACATCGACTGTATCCCGACGAAGCGGTTTTCTGCTCCCTTGGTGGTTTCTATGCGTCCCCTTCTCCCCAATCAAGTCGTTCGAGCGGTTGAGGTGACCCATCGCTATCACAGAACCCACGGCTCTCCGGTTCATATTGGCAGTCCGGACGCGATCGGTATCCGCGCGATCGAAAATGTGGATTATGGAGATGCTGTCACGTTCTGTGAGGGCGAAGTTCCCGTTTTTTGGGCGTGTGGCGTGACGACTCAAACGGCAATTATCCGAGCAAAGCCCGAATTCGCCATTACTCATGCTCCCGGACATATGTTTGTGAGCGACTTGAGAGATGAGGATCTGACCTTATAA
- the cimA gene encoding citramalate synthase, whose translation MNTARPIWIYDTTLRDGAQREGLSLSLEDKLRIARKLDEMGVPFIEGGWPGANPKDVKFFWKLQENPLQQAEIVAFCSTRRPHKNAADDRMLQAILAAETRWVTLFGKSWDLHVTEGLNTSLEENLAMIGETIAYLRDRGRRIIYDAEHWFDGYKHNPEYALKTLKTALEAGAEWLVFCDTNGGTLPQEIGCIVREVIENLPPQTQLGIHTHNDSGTAVANALAAVTEGVQMVQGTINGYGERCGNANLCTLIPNLQLKLNYRCLEPEQLVQLTNTSRLISEIANLAPNDHAPFVGRSAFAHKGGIHVSAVARNPLTYEHITPQSIGNERRIVISDQSGLSNVLSKARSFGIELNKQDDTCRQILQRLKELEHEGYQFEAAEASFELLMRSVLGQRKQMFEIHGFQIHCDLLKECDILPDSDEFCNNALATIKVRVNGKELLEVAEGNGPVSALDAALRKALVKFYPEIANFYLTDYKVRILDGKAGTSAKTRVLVEWSNGEQRWTTLGVSTNIIDASYQAVVEGIEYGLLLKLPSQAAAV comes from the coding sequence ATGAATACAGCTCGCCCAATTTGGATTTACGACACCACTCTCAGAGATGGCGCTCAACGAGAAGGACTTTCTCTCTCCCTGGAAGACAAGCTGAGAATTGCCCGAAAACTGGATGAAATGGGCGTTCCGTTTATCGAAGGAGGATGGCCCGGCGCGAATCCGAAAGACGTAAAATTTTTCTGGAAATTACAAGAAAACCCACTCCAACAGGCGGAAATTGTTGCCTTCTGTTCCACTCGCCGTCCCCATAAAAATGCTGCCGACGATCGAATGTTGCAAGCCATTCTCGCGGCTGAAACGCGTTGGGTGACGCTTTTTGGCAAATCTTGGGATTTGCACGTCACAGAAGGGTTGAACACCAGTTTAGAAGAGAATTTGGCGATGATTGGAGAAACGATCGCGTACTTGCGCGATCGCGGACGTAGGATTATTTACGATGCCGAACACTGGTTCGACGGCTACAAACACAATCCCGAATACGCCCTCAAAACCCTGAAAACAGCCCTAGAAGCAGGGGCAGAATGGTTAGTCTTCTGCGACACCAACGGCGGTACGCTTCCCCAGGAAATTGGTTGCATTGTGCGGGAAGTTATCGAAAATCTCCCCCCTCAAACCCAACTCGGCATCCACACCCACAACGACTCAGGAACCGCCGTCGCCAATGCCCTCGCCGCCGTCACAGAAGGGGTACAGATGGTGCAGGGAACCATTAATGGCTATGGGGAACGCTGCGGCAATGCAAACCTCTGTACGCTGATCCCTAACTTACAACTCAAACTGAACTATCGCTGCCTCGAACCCGAACAACTCGTGCAGTTAACTAATACCAGCCGTTTGATTAGCGAAATTGCCAACCTCGCACCCAACGATCACGCACCTTTTGTCGGGCGTTCTGCTTTTGCTCACAAAGGGGGAATTCATGTCTCTGCGGTTGCTCGCAACCCCTTAACCTACGAACACATTACGCCTCAATCTATTGGTAACGAACGGCGAATTGTGATTTCCGATCAATCGGGTTTAAGTAATGTTTTATCCAAAGCTCGCAGTTTTGGGATTGAGTTAAATAAACAGGACGACACCTGTCGGCAAATTTTACAAAGACTCAAAGAATTAGAACACGAAGGTTATCAATTTGAAGCCGCAGAAGCGAGTTTTGAATTATTAATGCGCTCTGTTCTCGGACAGCGCAAGCAAATGTTTGAAATTCACGGATTTCAAATTCATTGCGACTTGTTGAAAGAATGCGATATTTTGCCGGACAGCGATGAGTTTTGTAATAATGCCTTAGCGACTATTAAAGTGCGCGTCAATGGCAAAGAATTATTGGAAGTTGCAGAAGGAAATGGCCCAGTTTCTGCCCTAGATGCAGCTTTGCGCAAGGCATTGGTGAAGTTTTATCCCGAAATTGCCAACTTCTATCTCACGGATTATAAAGTCAGAATTTTGGATGGAAAAGCAGGAACTTCTGCCAAAACTCGCGTGTTAGTTGAGTGGAGTAATGGAGAACAACGATGGACAACTCTTGGGGTTTCGACCAATATTATTGATGCGTCCTATCAAGCGGTTGTTGAGGGAATTGAGTATGGTTTGCTTTTGAAGTTGCCGAGTCAAGCGGCGGCGGTTTAG
- a CDS encoding class I SAM-dependent methyltransferase gives MKQVTLPRTCPESWQEVYHYDLIEIYGKKSILGHTYAYNNRRKNVIELIQKVAKPGAKILDVAAAQGNYSLLLAELGYDVTWNDLREDLVDYVKLKHEKGTIRYAPGNCFDLGFDEGFDVVLITEIIEHVAHPDEFLRKIAQLVKPGGYLVMTTPNGEYIRHDLPKFSDCPDPSKFEDLQFKSNADGHIFLLHEDEVRPLVEEAGLSIIEFRLFTNLLTNGHVKTEYLLKVLPRSVVDSLESLTGSLPFSWQRKLHKGMAVLMQRPARS, from the coding sequence ATGAAACAAGTTACATTGCCCAGAACTTGTCCGGAAAGTTGGCAAGAGGTTTACCACTACGACTTAATAGAAATTTATGGGAAAAAGAGCATTTTGGGGCATACTTATGCCTATAATAACCGACGAAAAAACGTCATTGAATTGATCCAGAAAGTTGCTAAACCGGGCGCTAAAATTCTTGATGTTGCGGCTGCTCAAGGAAATTATAGTTTACTCCTTGCGGAATTAGGTTATGACGTAACGTGGAACGATCTGCGAGAAGACCTCGTGGATTATGTCAAACTCAAGCACGAAAAAGGAACCATTCGTTACGCACCCGGTAATTGCTTCGATCTTGGATTTGATGAGGGTTTCGATGTTGTTTTGATTACAGAAATCATCGAACACGTTGCCCACCCCGACGAGTTTTTACGGAAAATCGCACAACTTGTTAAACCGGGCGGATATCTCGTGATGACAACGCCTAACGGGGAATATATTCGCCACGATCTGCCCAAGTTTTCCGATTGTCCCGATCCTTCTAAATTTGAAGACTTGCAATTCAAATCCAATGCCGACGGTCACATTTTTCTCCTCCATGAAGATGAGGTTCGTCCCCTTGTGGAAGAAGCCGGACTTTCTATTATTGAATTTCGCCTTTTCACCAATCTCTTAACTAACGGACACGTTAAGACAGAATATCTCCTAAAAGTTTTGCCTCGAAGTGTTGTCGATTCTCTTGAATCTTTGACAGGAAGCCTCCCCTTTTCTTGGCAGCGCAAACTTCATAAAGGAATGGCTGTACTCATGCAACGTCCCGCGCGATCGTAG
- the infC gene encoding translation initiation factor IF-3: protein MNNQIKAAQVLLIDGEQNNRGLTDTKEAIALAKSAGLDLVVVSSDKEAPVARIMDYGKHQYQQKKRQKQSSKTTVKEVKLRPNVDDSDYEIRIKRAIGWLEKGNLVKFQVRLRGREHQHRDRATELLNRVVDDLSQVGSVQSFDRRALIVQVAPS from the coding sequence ATCAACAATCAAATCAAAGCCGCTCAAGTCCTTCTCATTGATGGCGAGCAGAACAATCGAGGCTTAACCGATACAAAAGAGGCGATCGCGCTTGCGAAGAGTGCGGGACTCGATTTGGTGGTTGTGTCCTCTGATAAAGAGGCTCCCGTCGCTAGAATTATGGACTATGGGAAGCACCAGTATCAACAAAAGAAGCGTCAGAAACAATCCTCAAAAACCACCGTTAAAGAAGTCAAACTTCGCCCCAACGTGGACGATTCTGATTACGAGATTCGCATCAAAAGAGCCATTGGGTGGTTAGAGAAGGGAAATTTAGTAAAATTTCAAGTTCGTTTGCGGGGACGGGAACACCAACATCGCGATCGCGCAACAGAACTTTTAAACCGTGTTGTTGACGACCTATCTCAAGTGGGTAGCGTTCAATCTTTCGATCGACGAGCGTTGATCGTACAAGTTGCTCCCAGTTAA
- a CDS encoding glycosyltransferase family 4 protein, which yields MNILMISSTLPYPPSRSGTEIRTFNLLKYLHQRHSITLITQRSKGTLDADVDALRDWVDNLVVFPRREGTVSQKGIGSILSKGSRFLESTIKGVPPNVLHRYSPEMHAWIDECVREGRCDAMTFEHSANAIYARPSYRGKAKMLVNVHSSIYWGTINYLKMGASENPDRDRAYLPTLKRYETNYCNLCDRIVVTTPDDKDQLLELSPDAKIEVIPNGVDLDLFPYRTTDLGGQGLIFVGAMDMTHNIDAVRFFVLQVLPALQERYPEATFTIAGGHPTKEVKALGERPGTIVTGRVPSMVEYLHQATVCVIPLQTGFGIKNKTMEAMAAGVPVVGSDRGLEGLAVDGENVPLAALRANTVEEYVTAIGRLFDEPQLRQELAKTARSLIEEEFTWESAGSRYEKALMGE from the coding sequence ATGAATATTTTAATGATTTCTTCGACGCTACCCTATCCGCCCAGTCGGAGTGGGACTGAGATCAGAACCTTCAATTTGCTGAAGTATCTGCATCAGCGCCATTCTATCACGCTGATTACGCAACGATCGAAGGGAACACTCGACGCAGATGTCGATGCACTGCGGGATTGGGTGGATAATTTGGTTGTTTTTCCCCGGCGAGAAGGTACGGTTTCACAGAAAGGGATTGGGTCGATTTTGAGTAAAGGCTCGCGTTTTTTGGAGTCTACAATTAAGGGTGTTCCGCCTAATGTGTTACATCGCTATTCTCCGGAAATGCACGCATGGATTGATGAGTGCGTTCGGGAGGGAAGGTGCGATGCAATGACTTTCGAGCATAGTGCCAATGCGATTTACGCGCGTCCGTCCTACCGAGGAAAAGCAAAGATGCTGGTCAATGTCCATAGTTCGATCTATTGGGGAACGATTAATTATTTAAAAATGGGAGCTTCGGAGAATCCCGATCGCGATCGCGCGTATCTCCCCACCCTCAAACGCTACGAAACGAACTATTGCAATCTTTGCGATCGCATTGTCGTCACCACGCCAGACGACAAGGATCAACTCCTCGAACTGAGTCCCGATGCCAAAATTGAAGTGATTCCCAACGGCGTAGATTTAGACTTATTCCCCTATCGCACCACCGATCTGGGGGGGCAGGGATTGATTTTTGTGGGAGCAATGGATATGACCCATAACATCGATGCAGTCCGTTTCTTTGTCTTGCAGGTATTGCCGGCATTGCAAGAACGCTATCCGGAAGCGACATTTACCATTGCTGGCGGACACCCCACGAAGGAAGTCAAGGCGTTGGGAGAACGTCCCGGCACAATCGTAACGGGTCGAGTTCCGTCGATGGTGGAATATCTACACCAAGCCACCGTCTGCGTTATTCCCCTGCAAACGGGGTTTGGCATCAAGAATAAGACGATGGAGGCGATGGCAGCCGGGGTTCCGGTTGTGGGGAGCGATCGCGGACTGGAAGGATTAGCCGTTGATGGGGAAAATGTTCCCTTAGCAGCATTGCGTGCAAATACCGTTGAGGAGTACGTTACGGCAATTGGTCGCTTATTCGACGAGCCTCAATTGCGTCAGGAATTGGCAAAAACCGCGCGATCGTTAATTGAAGAAGAATTTACCTGGGAAAGTGCGGGTTCCCGTTACGAAAAAGCGTTGATGGGAGAGTAG
- a CDS encoding A/G-specific adenine glycosylase, with protein sequence MNQEIPQLQNLPKIRYFQRKLKAWATQNLRDFPWRRTTNPYSIFVAEFLLQKTDAATVAPIYEAFLACYPTLETVAAAPIGDVETLLQPLGLFFRAERLCQAAREILEKDGGKIPNTQKRLLELPGIGKYTARSILAHGFLRPAAVLDTNVARILERFFGIQGDRVKSRCKVLWSAADIVAPKRNVGRWNLTLLDFGALVCTARNLCCSDCPLRSQCCFPATIRRSRA encoded by the coding sequence ATGAATCAAGAAATTCCCCAACTCCAGAACCTGCCCAAAATTCGCTATTTCCAACGCAAGCTCAAAGCTTGGGCAACTCAAAACCTCCGTGACTTTCCTTGGCGTAGAACGACGAATCCGTACTCTATTTTTGTCGCTGAGTTTCTGCTGCAAAAGACCGATGCAGCAACCGTGGCTCCTATTTATGAAGCCTTCCTTGCCTGCTACCCAACCCTGGAAACCGTTGCAGCCGCACCTATTGGCGATGTGGAAACCCTCCTACAACCATTAGGTCTATTCTTCCGCGCCGAACGTCTTTGCCAAGCGGCACGGGAAATCCTTGAAAAAGATGGCGGGAAAATTCCCAACACCCAAAAGCGACTGCTCGAATTACCGGGAATTGGCAAATATACCGCGCGATCGATCCTCGCTCACGGCTTTTTGCGACCCGCAGCCGTCCTCGATACGAATGTTGCCCGAATTTTGGAGCGTTTCTTCGGAATTCAGGGCGATCGCGTGAAATCGCGCTGCAAGGTCTTGTGGAGTGCTGCCGATATCGTTGCACCCAAGCGAAATGTCGGACGGTGGAATCTTACATTGCTCGACTTTGGCGCGTTGGTTTGTACGGCGAGAAATCTTTGCTGTTCGGATTGTCCGCTTCGGTCACAATGTTGTTTTCCTGCAACCATCAGGAGATCGCGTGCCTAA
- the pirA gene encoding arginine synthesis PII-interacting regulator PirA: protein MNRNRQEVFKNTASNHRNNLRKNLQHRLEVARAHGNEKLVRQLEAEAYYLNLQ, encoded by the coding sequence ATGAACAGAAATCGTCAAGAGGTTTTTAAAAACACGGCATCTAATCATCGCAATAATCTCCGTAAAAACCTCCAACATCGTCTAGAAGTTGCAAGAGCGCATGGGAATGAAAAGTTGGTGCGCCAACTCGAAGCAGAGGCGTATTACTTGAATCTTCAGTAG